The Paramisgurnus dabryanus chromosome 3, PD_genome_1.1, whole genome shotgun sequence genome includes a window with the following:
- the nfil3-2 gene encoding nuclear factor, interleukin 3 regulated, member 2 yields MESLNLQNSTNSSASETSENLDGFSGYDDLLHSPQSNPRQGRLLKPKPNMSCRRKREFISDEKKDASYWEKRRKNNEAAKRSREKRRINDMVLETRVMALNDENVRLKTELLQLKLRFGLISTASYVEKSQQISGTGSNTTSSSTPNRFFPSVSQMIMNSDSSETEQSVRGESHVMMAKYSPRGSLSDMSDGSSRDSPEPLSYNIKQEQVGLDMDMVDSSNTQLMFNIHSRLPAVLHQHTFEQSYPTNQQKHIASPVTPQSAQRSVILYRSSSASYPVESQEMIHRQQQNLSQPTEGQMGSPQSLAEVTRQMERKTLDSPPFDFADDETIERQAYIVQEATHRVDVAAPDLLLRPEDVDETQKYRQSNGTLEDDEPPVLTFEGGLRHEAYYYPRSSKDTSSSDGDPRSSDKEGSTDDEESPSSSCSDTGSHAFMTQSSSPSQCKDGQAEIRGTALPHKLRLKHRAQCNDRATSQDSPTTPPANIQLLPQHPYLALSQQSQQAHREKDRQSIEGFCKQATSTEGARIECGKKDSSTRNSRNKRHD; encoded by the coding sequence ATGGAAAGTTTAAACCTACAAAACTCCACGAATTCCAGTGCAAGCGAAACATCCGAAAACCTGGACGGCTTTTCAGGCTACGACGACCTTCTCCATTCACCTCAATCCAACCCTCGCCAGGGCCGCCTTCTCAAACCTAAGCCGAACATGAGCTGCCGACGCAAGCGTGAATTCATCTCTGACGAGAAAAAAGATGCATCGTACTGGGAAAAGCGACGCAAGAACAACGAGGCAGCCAAACGTTCCCGGGAGAAGCGGCGCATTAACGACATGGTCCTGGAGACCAGAGTCATGGCGCTTAATGATGAGAATGTGCGCCTGAAAACTGAGCTGTTACAACTTAAGCTCAGGTTTGGCCTCATTAGCACGGCCTCCTATGTGGAGAAGAGTCAGCAGATCAGTGGAACCGGAAGCAACACCACATCTTCCTCAACCCCCAATCGATTTTTCCCCAGTGTTTCTCAGATGATTATGAACTCTGATTCTTCTGAAACAGAGCAGTCTGTTCGAGGCGAGAGCCATGTGATGATGGCAAAATACTCCCCACGAGGTTCGCTTTCAGATATGTCTGATGGCTCCTCTCGAGACAGCCCAGAGCCGCTGAGTTATAACATCAAGCAGGAACAGGTGGGACTTGATATGGACATGGTTGATAGCAGCAACACACAGCTCATGTTCAACATCCATTCTAGGTTGCCTGCAGTACTTCACCAGCACACTTTTGAACAAAGTTATCCCACTAACCAACAGAAACACATTGCAAGTCCAGTCACCCCTCAGTCTGCTCAAAGGAGCGTCATCCTGTACCGTTCAAGCAGTGCCTCCTATCCTGTTGAAAGTCAGGAAATGATTCACAGGCAACAGCAGAACCTTTCCCAACCTACAGAGGGACAAATGGGAAGTCCCCAAAGCTTAGCAGAGGTGACCAGACAAATGGAGAGGAAGACTCTGGACTCTCCTCCTTTTGACTTTGCAGATGATGAAACGATTGAAAGGCAGGCTTACATTGTCCAGGAAGCGACCCACAGAGTTGATGTGGCTGCCCCAGACCTTCTACTAAGACCAGAGGATGTTGATGAAACTCAGAAGTACCGTCAATCTAACGGCACCCTAGAGGATGATGAGCCACCTGTGCTCACATTTGAAGGAGGCTTGAGACACGAAGCCTACTATTATCCTCGCTCATCCAAGGACACTTCCTCAAGCGACGGAGATCCCCGTAGCTCTGATAAAGAGGGCTCCACCGATGATGAGGAGTCTCCCTCTTCGTCTTGCTCTGATACAGGTAGCCATGCATTCATGACTCAAAGCTCCTCACCTAGCCAATGCAAAGATGGCCAAGCGGAAATCAGAGGCACAGCCCTACCCCACAAACTGAGACTCAAGCACAGAGCTCAGTGCAATGACAGGGCAACATCTCAAGACTCGCCAACAACTCCGCCTGCTAACATCCAGCTGTTACCTCAGCATCCTTACTTGGCACTGTCTCAACAGAGCCAGCAGGCTCATAGAGAAAAAGACAGACAGTCAATTGAAGGCTTTTGCAAGCAGGCCACCTCAACAGAGGGAGCAAGGATTGAATGCGGAAAGAAGGATTCCAGCACACGTAATAGTCGTAACAAGAGACACGACTGA